The following are encoded in a window of Dysidea avara chromosome 4, odDysAvar1.4, whole genome shotgun sequence genomic DNA:
- the LOC136253029 gene encoding uncharacterized protein, producing MYWCAASATSGNGMTVRWKSLMNHLCDKHEDCYHANDLGNRRKKWFIPGTKAWEKLSDIIGNPRLIYDIKKLSPSQQTSSVESYHSVINHFAPKLMAFCYHGMHCRLLIAAMHFNENYKRPQAFTRDGKERRRLTFPKSKQGECTPKVVPVPKTYNYANELMVKAIQLCLTNAEEDKGSHRKPPQLPKAPPHLASQYMHPDKDTIPEFSRYND from the exons ATGTACTGGTGTGCAGCATCAGCTACAAGTGGTAATGGCATGACAGTTCGTTGGAAGTCCTTGATGAATCATTTGTGTGACAAACATGAAGACTGTTACCACGCTAATGACCTGGGCAATAGGCGTAAAAAGTGGTTTATACCAG GTACTAAAGCATGGGAGAAACTCAGTGATATCATTGGAAACCCTCGATTAATATATGATATTAAAAAGCTCTCCCCTAGCCAACAGACCAGCAGCGTTGAGAGCTATCACAGTGTAATCAACCACTTTGCTCCTAAACTGATGGCTTTTTGTTATCATGGAATGCATTGCAG GTTATTGATTGCTGCAATGCATTTTAATGAAAATTATAAGAGGCCACAGGCATTCACAAGAGATGGCAAAGAGCGGAGACGGCTGACTTTTCCAAAATCGAAGCAAGGGGAATGCACACCCAAAGTAGTCCCAGTGCCGAAAACTTACA ACTATGCAAATGAATTGATGGTGAAAGCAATACAACTATGTTTAACAAATGCAGAGGAAGATAAAGGGTCGCACAGAAAGCCACCTCAGTTACCTAAAGCCCCTCCTCATTTAGCAAGCCAGTATATGCATCCAGACAAAGACACAATACCTGAATTTTCACGATATAATGACTGA
- the LOC136253565 gene encoding farnesyl pyrophosphate synthase-like, protein MNGLLISSKELAKILKVVECSEIGGIVSSLISDSKTDLSNFTAENLQNITHYNTGYFCFYLPVMATLYLAGIDGKTVNDEVLSIALAIGEFYQNQMWWVSVNDKLKNEVDHMISFKKELMWLYTPKYCTSSNKPVLDDIANRREMEVPHYISKGI, encoded by the exons ATGAATGGCCTCCTAATCAGTTCCAAGGAGTTAGCTAAGATTTTGAag GTTGTGGAGTGCTCTGAGATCGGTGGAATAGTGAGCTCCCTCATCTCTGACAGTAAGACTGATCTGAGCAACTTTACAGCAGAAAA CCTTCAAAACATCACTCACTACAATACTGGATATTTCTGCTTCTACTTGCCAGTGATGGCCACACTATACTTG GCTGGTATTGATGGGAAGACTGTTAATGATGAAGTATTGTCTATTGCACTGGCTATTGGTGAATTCTATCAGAACCAG ATGTGGTGGGTCAGTGTTAATGACAAACTCAAGAATGAAGTAGATCACATGATTTCTTTTAAAAAAGAGTTAATGTGGTTGTATACTCCTAAATATTGTACAAGCAGTAATAAGCCAGTATTAGATGATATAGCAAACAGGAGAGAAATGGAGGTCCCTCATTATATTTCAAAGGGAATTTAG